The DNA region CCCCTTCTGGCTTCTGTGACAGGGTTGCCATAAAATCCAGTTAGAACCCATGCAGGTGCATGTCCATTGGACACTTTCAATGAGATGTGTGAGTCTGTGTAGGAAATCACCTCTGCCTCTACTGTATTCTTCCAAAGAAAAGCTAGTCCACCTTTCATTCCCCTTGCCCCAACCacgaaactgttttcaaattgtAAGAATCTTTTAACTGTTTCAACTCTAGCTCTgtttctctttgtttccattaagaaaacaaaggtGGGATACTTTGACTGCACTAAAAAATGCAGATTGTtcactgtccgagggttcccaagccctcggcagttccagcttatACAACTCATAATTTCTGGTGGGGCTGGGTTCCAGCCACCACCATTTCTTCATCCCCCTTCTTCTCTGGTTCCACTCTCtcctttttgctttttttccCGTGTACCATGACAGTATGCAACTCATTCTGGTTTAGTCTTTTCCTTGTTCCTTGTTGGATGTTTTCTTTGTTGCTGGCTGCATCATCAGGAGAAGTATCCAACCTTCTGTCTCGGGCCTTTCTTTTCCAAGTAGTCTTCCTCCTTAGTTCATGCAGTACTTGCACCTGATCTGATACAAAGGAGGCTAGGGAGGAGACCTGGTCTTTAAGCCCATTGGTGTGGCCTTGATCCATTTGTGTTGACTGAGACTCTAATTTTGGGCCAGCTTGCATGTCAGTTGTTGCTTGGCTTATCTTGTTACTATTTCCCATCAAGCCCGGTTCAGATTGGTTAACATACTCAGTAGTAACATTATTCATAGGTAGCCTTACTATTTCCTTAACAGGAGAATTGGTACCTTTTGCAGGAGATGGAGTGAAATGAGGCTTCTTGTTTCCTCCTCGAGCACCTGGGTTGTCTGCATCAGTCAGGTTAGGTGTCTGCATGGTTGGTGGGCTGTCAGAGTCCTTGGGAAATGAGTCATCCCTGACCTCCTTTCCTGTCCTCCATGGCTGTTCAACGTGGTCCTGCCTGTTATTGTTTGTGCCATATTTTTTCTTCTCCCCATCTGCAGACCTGGTTACTGGAGCTCTTAACCATGCTCCATATTGCACCGTGTCACTCCTTGTGTTGGCAGCAGAACAGCCTTGAACATTGTGTTTTATACATCCACACCTAAAGCACAGATTAGGGAGTCTTTCATATTTTAAGTCAATCCATGATTTCTTTCCCTCACTGATAAGGAACAATCCCCTTTGAATAGGCTTTGTAATATCCAACTCTACCTTCATCCGTATGAATTCTCCCCAGCATATCCCTCTGTTATCAGCTTGTACTTCTAGACACTTTCCAATTCCATTACCTATCTGATGGCCTACATCCAAGTTCATGCTTGCAAGGGGTGTATTGTGTGCCTGTACCCAGAAAAACTCCATGGAAAAAGGGATCTCCTTTACTGATTTCTCTCCATCAAAAGCATGCAGACACACCAGCCATCTATCGAAAGACCATGGTCTTCCATTTAGCACTTGTTCTAGATCTTGTGCTAGATGAAATTCTACCATATATTGGTTACTCCCTACTTCAGAAAATTGCATCCAGCTTGTGCATTTCCAGACTTTGGACATAGTGCTTTTAAAAGCCTCTTTGTTAACAGGTCTCTCAGCTATGATCATTGCCAGCAGGCAGTGTTGTCCTTGTTGCACCATTCTATCCTTTGAGCTCTGAGAGATCACCACTGCTCCTTGTTCCTTCTCAGTGAGACTGAGTGCTTTCCATTTCGTTGCTAGCTCCTCTTCCATATCCTCTTCAAACTAGTATTCTAGCTTAAGAGACCAACTCTTCAAGAGAGAAAAAACCTCACCCTGTTGCTAGGAGAGGACTGAGTGTCATTGCTTCTTCCGAAAGTTTCCATACTTGTTATATCTTGTCATATCATACCTTAGATTTCAAATGAAATCGCATATTTCATAAAATGTCGTGATATATGTTTCTTTACGTAAAATcatgatttttcataaatctttTAATGCATAActctttatatatgattatgacttttcataaatattttgatgcataattCTTTAGCTAAAATGGTGggttttcataattttaaaatgacttgggtacatgcaattttttttataaaagacatgTTTACCACATATACATATAAGGGTATGATCATACTACTTATCTTGTAATGCTAATCCAATGTTTTTGGGAGGAAGTTGATTACCTACAAAATACATGTAACTTTCTAATTTATCACGTAATTCATAATAAAAGTCTGAGATATAGAAATAATCTATATTTCCCCAAAGCCTAAAATCCTGGAAATTCTAAAATATCACTACTCCccaaaatacttttattttcatatattttctccAAACTTCCATGATTAATTCCTAGATTGGTTTCTCCACAATTTCCACACTAAAACTTTAGCGTTTGTTAacttaattaaatttctctaCAAGCCTTTATAATTAGTAACCCCATAATCCTTGATCTAAAATCACTAATCACAATATTTAAGTAATTTGACTTCAGTCTCAAGATCAAGAGCATCATCCTTTCGAATGTAACAGATTGGTTTCTATAAGTACTTGAATAATATATGGTTAGATGGCTTACACCAAGGGAAGGAAGTGTAAAATGTGTATTGTGGTTCTATGGTATAATAACTAAGAGGTAAGGAGAGAACTAACGTGAAAAAAGAGATTATCGAGAGAATAGAGGGCTATGCATAGGGGTGCTCAGGCGATGGAGACTCACCGTGCAACAGAGACCAAACGGTGACAACTTCCACCGTCAGTTGAGATGTATAGGTTGTGAGGGTGCTAGGTTTGTTGTGTGGGGTTGTTAATGGACTGGAGGTGATTTGCATGTTTTCAAGTAAACAAAAACTACACTGGGGCTTAAAAAATTATGGGATGCACATAAAGTGCACGAGGGTTGAGCATATATATTAGGAGTAGATTTAAGAGTTTTAATGTGAAGATAATTTGTAGAATTGTAAGAGAGTTCTATTAGGGGTATGAACCCTAGTGGAAGGTGGAGATGTGCATGGCTTAGAGTTTGAGAAGACAATTGGTTAAAGAGTTTTAACGTGAAGATGACTTGTAGAGTTGTATCCCTGTTAGGAGAGAATTCCATTACTGTGAATCCTAGTGAGAAGTGAAAACGTGCATGAATTAGAGTTTGAGAATGCAGTCGGTTAAAGAGTTTTAACGGAAAGATGACTTGTAAAGTTGTATTTTTGTTGGGAGAAAATTTCATTGGGACTTGAATCCTAGTGGAAGGTAGACACTTACGAGACTTAGAGTTATAGAAAAATCAACATTGGGCCAAACGGGTTTTGATTCATTTCATGGGCCAAAAATTCAGAGATTTTAATTGGGTTTCTGAGAAATTGGCTCATTAATTTTCTCTAAAATTCTCGACTAACCTTAATgaccttaaaataaaattttgggcCTTTGGGcttaactaaattttaataaataataacttgCAACTTATCCATTATGACccataaaatcagtcttaataGCTCGTTGGCTATTCCAATAGGGCtcattaaacttattttagggtcataaattttttttcctatttcatAATTTCATTCCTCATAATATTGGGTCGAATAACAAGTAGATACACGCCTCTTTAAGTACTCCGGAATGAATACTACTAGGTAGTCACTTCAGGCTTCAGCCCAAACCTTCTTTGGGCTGAAAGGAAGCTTTTAAGGACAACTCTGTGAAATGTGTGAATGGTCACTCCTCTATGCCCAAAGCTCTGAACCATCTGCGAATAAAAAATCCACTCTTTTGGGCTGAAATTGTGTATACTAGTTGTCCGTTAATCAATCGATATAAACAACATTTATGGAGCGGACGTACGTAGTACTGAATACATCAAACTACTCAagaatttggtttggtttgtggTAGTAATGGTATAacttaaaaagagaaatgtgaGTACCGATAAATATTacacaataaaatttatatactaTCTATAGaggtttaatataatttattagattataaaattaattttattgtaaagtagatatattatattatattaagaaatcgtttggattgagaaaccatcttatcttatcattataattttcatataaaatacaatatacaattcaacttttcaaatttcaattcaattttttcaaatccaaaataataataatattaaaaaaatattttaataatattttatttaactttcaacttttatataaaaccatctcatctcattatccaaataatTCCAAATCACGTCACCATACAAACTTTCTTACATAAGATTTATGTGTATACATAACacttcttattataaattaatagtctctctctctctctctctctctctctctctctatatatatatatatatatatatatttagtatgataTAAACTACTGACATGTAAGTTGGTTGGGTTCATTGAAATGTTGGGCTGGTTTCTTTGAAGCTTCTATTTAAAGAGGTTGGACACTCATCAGCCCCTGCTTAGACGCCATGTACAAACTACAATCCTTAGTAGGTTTCCCAAGTTTAATTCAAACTTGTAATACAAGAAATAATAATGGTGTCGTCTAGATAGCAGAGCAATACGTGGTGATAATTTGTCTTCAAGATAGTTCCACCATCACTATCGCTTATGTCGTAAGTACCAATATGCTAAAGGCTAGGTCCTGTGAATCAAATCTACTAGTGAATATGTGGACGAAGATGTGATTTTTTCTTGCATCTTGATCAAAGAGCTTTCGCAGGGAAAACTGAAAAGGTACTAAAATCTTGATATGAAATTGACATTAGGTGTAGGGCTTTGGGTTCAAACTCACGACTCAATATTCATTGGGCATTTTCTAGCTAAGCAAGATATTAGAAGTTGGGTTTCAAATTCTCAAGTCACCCCATCATTAGCCATTTTGTCTTTTGAGGTTTGAcatggtgagagagagagagagagagagagagagagagagagagagagaggaacaaaTTAAAGCTTGTCAATGAGTGGATGCAGACTTGAGGTAGAGATGGTAGGTTGGAATTTCTGGATGAATTATGAATGGAAACGAAAAGACATAAGATACTGGGAGTGGTGGCCTGTCATATATAGTACATGAAGCTGCAGCCTGcagacattattttaatagacCCAGCTTCTTTATGAAACAATATTCCCATGCATCAGCTAATATtctgtaaataaaaaataaaaataatagtatcACAATATTTTACATACCGCAGCCTCTATCTCTTGAAAGTAGTTCTGTTAGCTGTCATGCAAGCAACTCCCATTCATTTCCATTGCAACTTGATTATCAACATATCTCTACACGTACGACGAACCATTAAGGTATTCTGATTGCCTGTCACATGTTGCATGTCTCAGTTTTATGGTCACAATAATAGATAACATTCAGGGAATTCTCTTATTCTAGTAATATCTTAATCCAACCTAATCCATTAAATGTCTAAACTAATTTGCTTATAAATCACAATGCACGTGGCCACTTAACCTGCTAACCTTCGCTACGAGTTGTTAATTTTCCACTACACAATTTAAACTGGAAATTACATGTTGGAATCCAAAACTGACATGTTGCTAACTATTATTTAAACGATCATCACATGATCCCATGAATATGCAtgttaaaataaagaaaggtACAAGAAatgtgcagtttttttttttttttgaaaataagaaatgtGCACTTTAAGTGCATGTCTGATCTTTCTTTCCTCTCGCATCAGCTTCGATTTATGGATAGGAAAAATGGGTTATGCAGATATTGTTCACATGCTTGTTTCTATGTAGATTGGGTTAGTACTGGTTTTTGGAATCTAATTATCTGTTATGACAGTTGTAGCACAACAACTACTGCAAAACTCTATTACCCTAGCTAGTTGCCTCTAGATGCTGTGAGGGATTACATTATAGGGTTTCTATCTGTTTGTTCCTTGTGGGGGAATATTACTGATTTATTAATAAGTACGTGAAAAGTATTCATTTATGTTTGGGTATACTTTCTCCTTCTTTTGTCTGGGAATCAATGTATTGCCACAATTGACAATGAAAAAATGTGTAACGGATGACTGAGGGTATATGGTGTTCTCTTTGGATTTTATAGTACTGATTGAAACCTCACTTTTTATACCCTAATTGCAAGaaccacttttatttttaagtcttgaatatctttttttttttttttttttgggtggatCATGGCCAATGTAGGGCAGAGGGAGCTGGAAAAAGTAGTGGGAATGCATCCCAGCAAGAGTGTGAATATGGTCCAATATCAATGTGCCAGATTGTGGGCACAATACGAAATGCTTGACAAAGTTAAGTCCATGGTGGAGACTGATGGATAACAGTGATGATGTGGGGGTGGGGGTCAGTTCTTGCAAAACTTCAATGAGAGCAAGCTTACGTCATAAAAGCTTCAATTAAAACCACCAATCAAGTTGGCTCACGCTTGGTTTACCCAAGATTAGTGAGGATGAGTTTATGGGACTCAAAACTCCCATTTTTATGGTTTATTTTTTCAAGCACTATGGTAGCCATGTATAAAGGAGGTATTTGTTGGGCCTTTTCACTCGGCTTctttttgtatctttttatcctaatattaatataatgctTGCTTTTGAAAAAACTAGCCATAAATTATATCCTTCATGTCATGGAGATCAGCTTTCCATttggtaattaaaaaataagtttcatgGAGAGATATCCTTTGAGTTgacaaatcaaatattttggGGAGTATGGTGAATCGATTTACGCCAGGTTTGTTTATATAACGAGTGTCTAGACTCTGCTTGCTGAGTGCCTGAAGTCTCGTTCGTTCGTACGTACGTAAATATAGGCTTTTTTGATTCCCATTCCATGCTTTtgtcaatttaataaaattaccaGACATCTTCTTCACGAGAATGACCATTTCCCAAGCAACCAACCCCTCCCttgttttcttctcctcttcatctGCTTGTCTTCTTTCCCTCTTGGAATGTGTGCTAAGATTCTCTCCCCCACCAGTTTTCACTTTATTTATTAACTTCGAGTAGATTTTGTTCGCCGTTGGAATACTGAATGATGGAGATCAGAAAAGATGATCTGTACCAGGACTTCTTTCAAAGCACTCACTCGccagcattttccttttgacaGTACAGGGAGTCGGGGGCATGATTCCAGAgcaggaaaataaatgaaaaatgcaaGCAGTTCTCAGAGTCCagaaaaataacttaaaaaagtgtacatataaatatataactcGAACAcatatcatttctttatttctcCATAAAAAAGGATGATCAACACCACCTGAAAATTCAACCTGctatatattttactttataCACCAATCTAGGTAACAAAAGATGGTTTAATAGAAAAGCACAAAGAACAAGCTGTAATTAATCAATCTGCCCTCTTGATTTCACTTGGAAATGGCTATACTCCAATGAGGCGTTTTTGGGTTCCTCCAATCAGTTAAAATGCTGTTGCTCCAACCACGGCCAGAACGCGGATTGATCGTCCATGCCGCAGAACATGTTGCTTAGGCTTTCTTCTTTGACGATTTGATCCATCTTCTGGCATTGGAGGTCAGGTCTTGATGAGTTTTGGAAGAGCTGAGCCACACCTGGAGGCCTTACAGAGGATGGAAAGAGTGTTCTGCTGATTGGATGAGTGGGTAAAGGACTGTCAATGGCCGGTGTCCTTGAGATATCCAGCTTGATCTCAGAGCTGTTCTCACTTCTGTTGCTGCAGGAACCCTCGGTTTCTTTATTGAGGTTGATAGATTCTGTTGGTTCTCTGTTTTTTAGAGCCACTATCTGTAGTGATTACGAATTGAACGGTCAAGATGAAGCATATAAACACATACTGAATTAATGATAATTCCCTGTTGTTAATTGGTATACAGATCAACTAGCTCAGATGTTTGCGTCTGAGAGTTCTCTTGTTTTAGATATGATTACCCTTTAGCCCCAAACAATATTATTGATCAATCAGTACATCAggcatgaaaagaaaatgaactttTTGAAAAGCCATTATTGGTTCCAAGACTTCCCTCAAAGAAAATCATGATGCAGGAAAGAGTCAAAAagcataactatatattagGTGGGAAATGAACAAGATTTCGAAGTTTATTTAAGCAGAATTGACACTCCCATGCAGAACTCTGGAAGAAATCccataaatttcacaaaatcaGCTGGATGAGATCCCCAGCATGAAAGGtaaatttagaaataagaaaatgaaaagaaaggcCATACAAATGACAcataacaaaagaaaatgtaTCGGAAAGTTGGAACTAACCTCTGCTTGAAGTTTCTGGTTCTGAGCTTGGAGAACATCATTATCTGCTTTGATTGCTTCAAACTGTCTTTTGAGCAGATCATAGTCTTTCTCCAACTGCTTAGTCTTCCACCTGGCCCTCCTGTTTTGGAACCATATAGCAATCTGTCTTGGCTGCAGACCAAGAGCCCTCGCCAGCTGGATTTTCCTCTCTGGCTCAAGCTTGTTCCCCAACTCGAAGTTCTTCTCAAGGGTCTTCACCTGTTCCATGTTAAGCCTCCTTTTCTTCTCCCCTACCTGTGAACCATCATCAGACAAGTCATCCTccccatttccttcttctcccAATTCAACACCTGAAAATGACAGGGATCTCTTTCCTAGGAAGGATGCAACTCCTGAATCAACAAAAAATCATTTGAACCCCATGTTAATTAGATTTAAgtttctgagagagagagagagagagagagagagagagtaccatgAAACTCTTGAGGTGTGCATGATGGTAAGATTGGATTGAGAGAAGTGGGATGTTGATTGTCATCTTCATGAGGGGTTTGTAGCAGGAAATTTGCTGAGAAGAAAGCCATCCCATTACCAATCATTATCTAGTTAGGCAACTTAGGCTTGTGCCAGTAACAATATTCTCAAAAGCTCCGGCGATAATTTGGCAATCATGTTGAAATAGAGAAAGAAGATGGAAGATACACCGAGTGGACAGAGTTTTAGTGAAGGAAAGGGGAAAGAGAGACTTGATATATGACGTAAAATCCTAAGCTAAAAATAAGAGACAGTACCCATTTCTTCCTTAAGAAGAGATAAACAATTGGTACGATCCTCGTCTTGTATACGTTAACAGCTTTTCTAGGAGAGTTTTACTTTTTTGTGTATAGAAATACAGAATATAGAGAAAGTGGAaagcaagagaagaagaaagatgcaatatatatatatatatatatatttatggactTGTCATCATATAAAGAGTGATTTAtatgatgagaaaaaaatatggcaacgtaattgaaaataaatggGAAACGTGCTAAACCGTGTCACTGGACAacttataaaatacttttctgtTGTTATCTTGGAatctgctcttttttttttcagaagtaATGCATGTTAATCTCTTTCATTTTTAGGAGGCAAGCAGTCGTGTTATTCTTAGCTAATTAGACTATATgtctacaaattaatataaattccaGGAGGAAGCAGCTATgcacttttaaattaaattagtggCTTGATTCCAGTagtaaaggaaagaaaatgggGTTCATATTATATGATTCTTTAATATGAAGAAGTAGacttgagagagaagaaagaaatgcCCATCATGATTATTATtgaataaatacataatataaactataGCTTTCAGATGGGGTTGGTGTTTTATAGAGTGGAACACAGTGCATATATGCCAGGTTTcttagaaaaattaagaaacattTGGGTGGTCTGATATTTTTGTGCTGTCTGAGTTCTGTGAAGAAACAGGCCGGTTActtaagaaaaaagagaaatgagttGGCTGTATGTATCTTTAGATCCAAAGGGAGATTGAATTTGAGAGAAAGATGAGAAGGGAGGGGGCAGGAATCTAAGGGATGGGTCCAATGAGGGGGGGCAGGGCTTGCTCCCTAACCCACCAACAGGTATCGTGCATTAGGACGAAATTCTTTCCCATCATGCATTTATCCTTTTTCACACAAGTCCAGCCCTGCACACTGTGCAATGAAATGCCATGCCTTTGTATTGTGTACGTAAGAAAGAGGGTTTCATTTCAAAAGCTCCCCCCAACTCCCAAGCAATTTATCAGgctatgcatgcatgcatgcatgctaacACAACTAGATCTAGAGCTGTGTCCCTTTCCTTTTCGTTACTGATCCATCTTTTTCAtgatacataatatatatatgttcgtC from Carya illinoinensis cultivar Pawnee chromosome 6, C.illinoinensisPawnee_v1, whole genome shotgun sequence includes:
- the LOC122314476 gene encoding homeobox-leucine zipper protein ATHB-13-like; the encoded protein is MIGNGMAFFSANFLLQTPHEDDNQHPTSLNPILPSCTPQEFHGVASFLGKRSLSFSGVELGEEGNGEDDLSDDGSQVGEKKRRLNMEQVKTLEKNFELGNKLEPERKIQLARALGLQPRQIAIWFQNRRARWKTKQLEKDYDLLKRQFEAIKADNDVLQAQNQKLQAEIVALKNREPTESINLNKETEGSCSNRSENSSEIKLDISRTPAIDSPLPTHPISRTLFPSSVRPPGVAQLFQNSSRPDLQCQKMDQIVKEESLSNMFCGMDDQSAFWPWLEQQHFN